One Mesorhizobium loti genomic window carries:
- a CDS encoding nitrogenase MoFe cofactor biosynthesis protein NifE translates to MTSLSAKIQDVFDEPACDNNRGKEAKARKEGCSKPLTPGVAAGGCAFDGAKIVLQPITDVAHLVHAPLACEGNSWDNRGAASSGPTLWRTSFTTDLTELDVVMGQGERKLFKAIREIKETYAPPAVFVYSTCVTALIGDDIEAVCKRAAEKFGLAVVPINAPGLAGSKNLGNKLAAEALLDHVIGTVEPDDAGPYDINILGEFNLSGEFWLVKPLLDRLGIRVRACIPGDARYIDVASAHRARAAMLVCSSALINLARKMEGRWDIPFFEGSFYGITDTSEALRNIAELLVRKGADAEILDRTDTLIAEQEAIAWKKLKAHRRRLQGKRVLLNTGGVKSWSVVHALMEIGMEIVGTSVKKSTVEDKERIKRILKDENHMFEQMAARDLYAMLSKHKADIMLSGGRTQFIALKAKTPWLDINQERQHPYAGYDGMVELVRQIDLAIHNPIWGQVRESAPWDCQPDLEDDLASTKNGTATVNAFNEFAGATAHRFGER, encoded by the coding sequence ATGACCTCGCTCAGTGCCAAGATCCAGGACGTTTTCGACGAGCCCGCCTGCGATAACAACCGCGGCAAGGAAGCCAAAGCGCGCAAGGAGGGCTGCTCGAAGCCGCTGACCCCCGGGGTGGCAGCCGGCGGCTGCGCCTTTGACGGCGCCAAGATCGTCTTACAGCCGATCACCGACGTTGCGCACCTGGTCCATGCGCCGCTCGCCTGCGAGGGCAATTCCTGGGACAACAGAGGCGCAGCTTCGTCCGGGCCAACCCTGTGGCGGACAAGCTTCACAACCGACCTCACCGAACTCGACGTCGTGATGGGGCAGGGCGAGCGGAAGCTCTTCAAGGCGATCCGCGAGATCAAGGAAACATATGCGCCGCCGGCAGTCTTCGTCTATTCGACCTGCGTGACGGCGCTGATCGGCGACGACATCGAGGCCGTGTGCAAACGCGCGGCCGAAAAATTCGGTCTGGCCGTGGTGCCGATCAATGCGCCGGGCTTGGCCGGCTCCAAGAACCTCGGCAACAAACTTGCCGCCGAAGCGTTGCTCGATCATGTCATCGGCACGGTGGAACCCGACGACGCCGGGCCCTACGACATCAACATCCTTGGCGAATTCAACCTCTCCGGCGAATTCTGGCTGGTGAAGCCGCTGCTTGATCGGCTCGGCATCCGGGTGCGCGCCTGCATTCCGGGCGATGCGCGTTACATCGACGTTGCATCCGCGCACCGCGCCCGGGCGGCTATGCTGGTGTGCTCGAGCGCACTGATCAACCTGGCCCGCAAAATGGAGGGGCGCTGGGACATCCCATTCTTCGAGGGCTCCTTCTACGGCATAACCGATACCTCGGAGGCACTTCGCAACATTGCTGAGCTGCTGGTGAGGAAGGGCGCCGATGCGGAAATCCTCGATCGCACAGACACGCTGATTGCTGAGCAGGAGGCGATTGCATGGAAGAAGCTCAAGGCCCACCGCCGGCGGCTTCAAGGCAAGCGCGTGCTGCTCAATACAGGCGGTGTGAAGTCCTGGTCAGTCGTCCACGCGCTGATGGAGATCGGCATGGAGATCGTCGGCACCTCGGTCAAGAAATCCACAGTCGAAGACAAGGAGCGGATCAAACGGATCCTCAAGGACGAAAACCACATGTTCGAGCAGATGGCAGCGCGCGATCTTTACGCCATGCTCTCAAAACACAAGGCCGACATCATGCTGTCGGGCGGGCGCACGCAATTCATCGCGCTGAAGGCCAAGACACCCTGGCTCGATATCAACCAGGAGCGCCAACATCCTTATGCCGGCTATGATGGCATGGTGGAACTTGTCCGGCAGATCGACCTCGCCATTCATAACCCGATCTGGGGCCAGGTGCGGGAGTCGGCGCCGTGGGATTGCCAGCCTGACTTGGAGGACGATCTGGCGAGCACGAAGAACGGGACCGCGACTGTGAACGCCTTCAATGAATTCGCCGGCGCGACGGCTCACCGCTTCGGCGAGCGTTGA
- a CDS encoding nitrogenase molybdenum-iron protein nifX: protein MTDRRAGALRVAIATQDMTNLNAHFGSAKRFAVYDVTREEWHLVEAVAFDDVSDESGKRRTEGDDRVTPKVEALKGCHLLFCLAIGGPSAAKVISAKIHPIKVPQPQTIQEVLLRTQMMLRTCPPPWLRKVLAEAGVAEKKPSFEDED from the coding sequence ATGACGGACCGACGGGCAGGCGCATTGCGCGTAGCCATCGCCACGCAAGACATGACGAATCTCAATGCCCATTTCGGGTCGGCCAAGCGCTTTGCTGTCTACGACGTGACGCGCGAGGAGTGGCATCTCGTGGAAGCCGTGGCCTTCGATGACGTTTCCGATGAGAGCGGGAAGCGTCGGACCGAGGGCGATGACCGCGTCACGCCGAAGGTGGAGGCGCTGAAGGGCTGCCATCTGCTGTTTTGTCTGGCCATCGGCGGGCCTTCGGCAGCCAAGGTTATTTCGGCAAAAATCCATCCAATCAAGGTGCCGCAGCCACAAACCATCCAAGAGGTGCTGTTGCGCACGCAGATGATGCTGAGAACGTGTCCTCCGCCCTGGCTGCGCAAGGTGCTGGCCGAAGCTGGTGTCGCCGAAAAGAAACCCTCCTTCGAGGACGAGGACTAA
- a CDS encoding Retron-type reverse transcriptase, which yields MDTDHQADKAWVLGVQRKLYQWSKANPDDQWRDMWGWLTDSRMLRHAWRRVSTNKGGRTAGVDGMTVGRIRKKGELRFLAGIQDELRSGAYRPSPARRKIIPKAGNPGQFRPLGIPTVKDRVVQSAVKALLEPIFEAQFWHVSYGFRPGRSTHGALEHIRRAAQSHKRGGDTRRHGMPYPWVIEGDIKGCFDNINHHYLMERLRKRVADQRVVRLVGQFLKAGVLTEEQFFRTEAGTPQGGIISPLLANIALSAIEERYKRWVHPDPTGRSSRQSILSAASGRRLWDRKAGHCVCFPVRYADDFVVLVSGTQEEAIAEKSALAKYLQETTGLELSPEKTKITAMTDGFAFLGFRFVMEWDGRYGYCARVQIPKTKSLDLRHKVKECTGRTSARGTLGAKLQELNPILRGWANYFRFCYGASNVFTSLDWYTGDRLWRWQRKVRPNANASEIAKGRQRSSRRPTVRLWRDGSVEQYMVAWTPVCRFRLAWMGTPNFAMSSGEPDA from the coding sequence GTGGACACGGATCATCAGGCTGATAAAGCTTGGGTACTCGGCGTTCAGCGCAAACTGTATCAGTGGAGTAAGGCGAATCCCGACGACCAGTGGCGGGACATGTGGGGCTGGCTGACAGACTCGCGCATGCTTCGTCACGCTTGGCGTCGTGTGTCCACCAACAAAGGCGGGCGCACAGCCGGGGTAGACGGGATGACCGTGGGACGCATCCGGAAGAAAGGAGAGCTACGCTTCCTTGCCGGGATTCAGGACGAACTGCGCTCCGGCGCATATCGGCCGAGTCCGGCGAGACGCAAGATCATTCCCAAAGCCGGTAACCCGGGGCAATTCCGGCCCTTGGGCATTCCCACGGTCAAGGACCGCGTCGTACAAAGCGCGGTCAAAGCACTTCTGGAGCCAATCTTCGAGGCGCAATTCTGGCATGTTTCCTATGGGTTCAGGCCCGGACGGAGCACGCACGGCGCCTTGGAGCATATCCGCCGGGCTGCTCAGTCGCACAAACGCGGCGGGGATACCCGGAGGCACGGGATGCCATATCCTTGGGTTATCGAGGGAGACATCAAGGGCTGCTTTGACAACATCAACCACCACTATCTGATGGAACGGCTACGCAAACGCGTCGCCGACCAGCGGGTGGTACGGTTGGTCGGGCAGTTCCTGAAAGCCGGCGTGCTGACGGAGGAGCAATTCTTCCGCACGGAAGCCGGAACCCCGCAGGGTGGGATCATATCACCGCTGCTCGCCAACATTGCGCTTAGCGCGATTGAGGAGAGATATAAACGGTGGGTGCATCCTGATCCGACGGGGAGGTCTTCACGACAATCGATACTCTCGGCGGCATCGGGTAGACGTCTGTGGGATCGCAAAGCAGGGCACTGCGTGTGTTTCCCCGTACGCTATGCGGACGACTTTGTGGTGCTGGTCTCCGGTACGCAGGAAGAGGCTATTGCGGAGAAATCCGCGCTGGCAAAATACCTGCAGGAGACGACAGGCCTCGAGCTGTCACCGGAAAAGACGAAGATCACAGCAATGACGGACGGGTTCGCGTTCCTCGGATTCCGCTTCGTCATGGAATGGGACGGGCGCTACGGATATTGTGCACGCGTACAAATCCCGAAGACCAAGTCCCTCGATCTCCGTCACAAAGTCAAGGAGTGTACCGGGCGCACCAGCGCGAGAGGCACCCTTGGCGCAAAGCTTCAGGAGCTTAATCCCATCCTGCGCGGATGGGCGAATTACTTCCGTTTCTGCTACGGAGCCAGCAACGTGTTCACCAGCCTCGACTGGTACACCGGGGATCGGCTCTGGCGCTGGCAGCGGAAAGTTCGCCCAAACGCCAACGCGAGCGAAATCGCAAAAGGCCGACAACGCAGCAGTCGCCGTCCGACGGTGAGACTGTGGCGTGATGGGTCCGTCGAGCAGTATATGGTCGCGTGGACTCCCGTCTGCCGGTTTCGTCTGGCGTGGATGGGAACGCCAAACTTCGCCATGTCTTCTGGCGAGCCGGATGCATAA
- a CDS encoding nitrogenase reductase has translation MSGLRQIAFYGKGGIGKSTTSQNTLAALVDLGQKILIVGCDPKADSTRLILNAKAQDTVLHLAAQEGSVEDLELQDVLKIGYKDIKCVESGGPEPGVGCAGRGVITSINFLEENGAYDNVDYVSYDVLGDVVCGGFAMPIRENKAQEIYIVMSGEMMALYAANNIAKGILKYAHSGGVRLGGLICNERQTDRELDLSEALAARLNSKLIHFVPRDNIVQHAELRKMTVIQYAPDSKQAGEYRALAEKIHGNSGQGTIPTPITMEELEDMLLDFGIMKTDEQMLAELQAKEAKLAVAQ, from the coding sequence ATGTCAGGTCTCCGTCAGATCGCATTCTACGGAAAGGGAGGCATCGGCAAGTCCACCACCTCTCAAAATACGCTAGCCGCCCTGGTCGACCTCGGACAGAAAATCCTGATCGTCGGCTGCGACCCCAAAGCCGACTCCACCCGCCTGATCCTGAACGCAAAGGCGCAGGATACGGTTCTGCATCTCGCCGCCCAGGAAGGTTCTGTGGAAGACCTCGAACTCCAGGACGTGCTCAAGATCGGCTACAAAGACATCAAGTGTGTGGAGTCCGGCGGCCCCGAGCCGGGTGTCGGCTGCGCCGGCCGCGGCGTCATCACCTCGATCAACTTCCTCGAGGAGAACGGCGCCTATGACAATGTCGACTATGTCTCCTACGACGTGCTGGGCGACGTGGTGTGCGGCGGCTTCGCGATGCCGATCCGCGAAAACAAGGCCCAGGAGATCTACATCGTCATGTCCGGCGAGATGATGGCGCTCTATGCCGCCAACAACATCGCCAAGGGTATCCTGAAATACGCCCATTCGGGCGGCGTGCGGCTCGGGGGGCTGATCTGCAACGAGCGCCAGACCGACCGCGAGCTCGACCTCTCCGAGGCGCTGGCCGCCAGACTCAATTCCAAGCTCATCCACTTCGTGCCGCGCGACAACATCGTCCAGCACGCCGAACTGAGGAAGATGACGGTAATCCAGTATGCGCCGGACTCCAAACAGGCAGGGGAGTACCGCGCGTTGGCCGAGAAGATCCATGGCAATTCGGGCCAGGGCACCATCCCGACCCCAATCACCATGGAGGAGCTCGAGGACATGCTGCTCGACTTCGGCATCATGAAGACGGACGAGCAGATGCTTGCCGAGCTTCAGGCCAAGGAAGCGAAATTGGCCGTCGCTCAGTAA
- a CDS encoding nitrogenase molybdenum-cofactor biosynthesis protein NifN: MVRILRNTKSAAVNPLKSSQPLGAAFAFLGVDGAMPLFHGSQGCTSFALVLFVRHFKEAIPLQTTALDEVATILGGADHLEEAILNLKTRTKPKLIGVCTTALVETRGEDCASDIANVKLKHVEELAGTEVVLANTPDFDGAIEEGWAKAVAAMIEGITRSGERTRQPKKIAILPGCNLTVADVEHLRDMVESFGLRPVILPDVSGSLDGTVPDRWVTTTYGGTSVEEIRELGTAAQCIVIGEHMRHPAKTLHGLTGVPYAVFQSLTGLKAVDRFVSLLSAVSGAAVPARVRRHRAQLEDALLDGHFHFGGKKIAIAAEPDQLYQLATFFTGMGCDIAAAVTTTDLSKILQKVPAEWVQIGDLGDLEALAAGADLLVTHSHGRQASRRLGIPLMRVGFPIFDRLGSQHKLTILYRGTRDLIFDVANIFQANQHAPTPEALDPFRKREMPDELRSSPLTRH, translated from the coding sequence ATGGTCCGCATCCTTCGCAATACCAAATCAGCGGCGGTCAATCCGCTGAAGTCGTCGCAGCCACTGGGTGCCGCCTTTGCTTTTCTTGGAGTCGACGGTGCGATGCCCCTGTTCCACGGCAGCCAGGGCTGCACCAGCTTCGCGCTCGTGCTCTTCGTGCGGCATTTCAAGGAAGCGATCCCCTTGCAGACAACGGCGTTGGACGAGGTGGCAACCATACTCGGCGGAGCGGACCATCTGGAAGAGGCGATCCTCAACCTCAAAACCCGCACAAAGCCAAAGCTGATAGGGGTGTGCACGACCGCGCTGGTGGAGACCCGTGGCGAAGATTGCGCGAGTGATATCGCCAACGTCAAGCTGAAGCACGTGGAAGAGCTCGCGGGTACGGAGGTCGTGCTCGCCAACACGCCCGATTTTGACGGCGCGATCGAAGAGGGCTGGGCCAAGGCTGTCGCGGCGATGATCGAAGGGATTACACGGTCGGGCGAACGGACGCGGCAGCCGAAGAAGATCGCGATCCTGCCCGGATGCAACCTCACTGTCGCTGACGTCGAGCATTTGCGTGACATGGTTGAAAGTTTTGGTCTCAGGCCGGTTATTCTTCCGGACGTCTCCGGCTCACTCGACGGCACGGTTCCTGACCGCTGGGTAACCACTACCTATGGCGGCACCAGCGTCGAGGAAATCCGCGAGCTTGGCACGGCCGCGCAATGCATCGTCATCGGCGAGCATATGCGCCACCCGGCGAAAACGCTGCACGGGTTGACCGGCGTGCCTTACGCGGTGTTCCAGTCGCTGACCGGATTGAAGGCCGTCGACCGGTTCGTCTCGCTGCTATCGGCGGTTTCGGGCGCGGCGGTGCCGGCCCGGGTTCGCCGTCACCGGGCGCAATTGGAGGATGCATTGCTCGACGGACATTTCCATTTCGGAGGCAAGAAAATTGCGATCGCTGCTGAACCAGACCAACTCTATCAACTCGCAACCTTCTTCACCGGCATGGGCTGTGACATCGCGGCGGCGGTCACGACGACCGATCTGTCGAAGATTCTGCAGAAAGTACCGGCGGAGTGGGTTCAGATCGGCGATCTCGGCGATTTGGAAGCTCTTGCAGCGGGCGCGGATCTTCTCGTAACACATTCCCACGGTCGCCAGGCGTCGCGACGCCTTGGCATTCCGCTCATGCGCGTCGGCTTCCCGATCTTCGACCGGCTTGGCAGCCAGCACAAGCTCACAATCCTCTATCGGGGGACCCGCGACCTGATCTTCGATGTTGCCAATATCTTTCAGGCCAACCAGCACGCGCCGACGCCTGAGGCGCTTGATCCATTCCGGAAACGAGAAATGCCAGATGAGCTCCGTTCGTCGCCTCTCACTCGTCACTGA
- a CDS encoding transport system permease, translated as MKTATVKTNRPPPRSVDLPTLLAVGWVLLMLLTALAAPLMAPHEITSIDLRHRLAPPVGFGGTMLHVLGTDDLGRDVASRLFYSIRTSLLVAFGATAISVLVGTGIGFIAAYFRGLVEHALLLMIDVQASLPFLIVALAMLACFGNSLTLFVALMGLYGWERNARLARGLAITASAQGYASATRQLGAHPLRVYLRHILPNSAATLLVAATVTFPEIVLVESGLSFLGLGVQPPMTSLGVMVAAGREYITRASWMLLAPSLVIVITAVAVSVLGDWLRDKLDPTLK; from the coding sequence ATGAAAACGGCAACTGTAAAAACCAACCGTCCGCCGCCTCGCTCGGTGGACCTGCCGACACTCCTTGCTGTGGGCTGGGTTCTCCTCATGCTCCTCACGGCGCTCGCCGCGCCGCTGATGGCTCCCCATGAGATCACTTCCATCGACCTGCGCCATCGCCTGGCGCCGCCCGTCGGCTTTGGCGGAACGATGCTACACGTCCTGGGAACCGACGATCTGGGCCGTGACGTGGCCTCGCGTCTTTTCTACTCGATCCGCACCAGCTTGCTGGTCGCCTTCGGCGCCACTGCGATCAGCGTGTTGGTCGGTACCGGGATTGGCTTCATCGCCGCGTATTTCCGCGGGCTCGTCGAGCATGCCCTGCTGCTAATGATCGACGTACAGGCTTCGCTACCATTTCTAATCGTGGCGCTGGCAATGCTCGCCTGTTTCGGTAATTCGCTGACGCTGTTCGTCGCCCTGATGGGACTTTATGGCTGGGAGCGGAATGCGCGGTTGGCACGAGGACTGGCAATCACCGCCAGCGCGCAGGGCTATGCGAGCGCAACGCGCCAACTCGGCGCCCATCCGCTGCGTGTCTATCTGCGGCATATCCTGCCCAACAGCGCGGCGACGCTTCTCGTGGCGGCGACGGTGACCTTTCCGGAAATCGTCCTGGTGGAAAGCGGACTCTCCTTCCTCGGCCTCGGCGTTCAACCGCCGATGACCAGCCTGGGTGTCATGGTCGCGGCCGGCCGCGAGTATATCACCCGCGCCTCCTGGATGCTGCTCGCTCCAAGCCTCGTCATTGTCATCACGGCCGTTGCCGTTAGCGTCCTCGGCGACTGGTTGCGCGATAAGCTCGACCCGACCCTCAAATAA
- a CDS encoding nitrogenase, iron-molybdenum beta chain protein produces MEKVTTMPQSAEKVLDHAPLFREPEYRQMLAEKKLNFECPHPDQIVTDQRELTKTWEYREKNLAREALVINPAKACQPLGAVFAAAGFERTMSFVHGSQGCVAYYRSHLSRHFKEPSSAVSSSMTEDAAVFGGLKNMVDGLANTYKLYDPKMIAVSTTCMAEVIGDDLRSFIENAKNEGSVPCDFDVPFAHTPAFVGSHVDGYDGMVKGVLEHFWKGSERSQAAGTINIIPGFDGFCVGNNRELKRLLDLMGVTYTVIQDASDQFDTPSDGEYRMYDGGTKIEDVKGALNAEATLSLQHYNTRKTLEYCNEVGQATASFHYPLGVQATDEFLMKVSAISGQEIPETIRMERGRLVDAMADSQSWLHGKKYAIYGDPDFVYAMARFVMETGGEPTHCLATNGTSAWEAEMKELLASSSFGQDAQVWAGKDLWAMRSLLFTEPVDLLIGNSYGKYLERDTGTPLIRLMFPIFDRHHHHRFPLMGYQGGLRVLTTILDKIFDKLDRETSETGVTDYSYDLTR; encoded by the coding sequence ATGGAAAAGGTGACCACCATGCCGCAATCGGCCGAAAAAGTTCTCGACCATGCTCCCCTGTTCCGCGAGCCGGAATACAGACAAATGCTTGCCGAGAAGAAGCTCAATTTCGAATGTCCGCACCCTGATCAGATCGTCACCGATCAACGCGAATTGACCAAGACTTGGGAATACCGCGAAAAGAACCTCGCTCGCGAGGCGCTCGTCATAAACCCCGCCAAGGCCTGCCAGCCGCTCGGTGCGGTGTTCGCGGCCGCGGGCTTCGAGCGCACCATGTCTTTCGTCCACGGTAGCCAGGGCTGCGTTGCCTACTACCGCTCGCATTTGTCGCGACATTTCAAGGAGCCTTCGTCAGCGGTTTCCTCCTCGATGACCGAGGACGCGGCAGTGTTTGGCGGCCTGAAGAACATGGTCGACGGGCTCGCCAATACCTACAAGCTCTACGACCCCAAGATGATCGCCGTCTCGACCACCTGCATGGCCGAGGTCATTGGCGACGACCTGCGCAGCTTCATAGAGAACGCCAAGAACGAAGGCTCGGTCCCGTGCGACTTCGACGTGCCTTTCGCTCATACGCCTGCCTTCGTCGGCAGCCATGTCGATGGCTACGACGGCATGGTGAAGGGCGTGCTGGAGCATTTCTGGAAGGGCAGCGAGCGCTCGCAAGCCGCTGGGACCATCAACATCATTCCAGGCTTCGACGGATTCTGCGTCGGAAACAACCGGGAACTCAAGCGCCTCCTCGACCTGATGGGTGTCACCTATACCGTCATTCAGGACGCCTCAGACCAGTTCGACACGCCGTCGGACGGCGAATACCGCATGTATGACGGTGGCACCAAGATCGAAGACGTGAAAGGGGCACTCAACGCGGAGGCGACGCTGTCGCTGCAGCATTACAACACCCGCAAGACGCTGGAATATTGCAACGAGGTCGGGCAGGCGACGGCATCCTTCCACTATCCGCTGGGTGTCCAGGCGACCGACGAATTCCTGATGAAGGTCTCGGCAATTTCCGGCCAGGAGATCCCCGAGACAATCCGGATGGAGCGCGGCCGACTGGTTGACGCCATGGCGGACAGCCAGTCATGGCTGCACGGCAAGAAGTACGCAATCTATGGGGATCCGGACTTCGTCTACGCCATGGCCCGCTTCGTCATGGAGACCGGCGGCGAGCCGACACATTGCCTCGCGACCAACGGCACATCGGCCTGGGAGGCCGAGATGAAGGAATTGCTTGCATCCTCGTCTTTCGGCCAGGATGCCCAGGTCTGGGCGGGCAAGGATCTCTGGGCAATGCGCTCGCTGCTGTTTACAGAGCCGGTGGACCTGCTGATTGGCAATTCCTATGGCAAGTATCTGGAGCGCGACACCGGCACGCCGCTGATCCGGCTGATGTTTCCAATCTTCGACCGGCACCATCACCATCGCTTTCCCCTCATGGGCTACCAGGGTGGATTACGCGTGTTGACGACGATCCTCGACAAGATATTCGACAAGCTCGATCGCGAGACGAGCGAAACGGGCGTGACGGATTATTCCTATGACCTCACCCGCTAA
- a CDS encoding nitrogenase, iron-molybdenum alpha chain protein, which produces MGLDYENDGALHAKLIEDVLSQYPDKAAKRRKKHLSVATSKDEAGGEDKGLSECDVKSNIKSIPGVMTIRGCAYAGSKGVVWGPVKDMVHISHGPVGCGQYSWSQRRNYYVGTTGIDTFVTMQFTSDFQEKDIVFGGDKKLEKIIDEIEDLFPLSGGISVQSECPIGLIGDDIEAVSRKKAKEHEKTIVPVRCEGFRGVSQSLGHHIANDAIRDWVFDKDDVAFESGPYDVNVVGDYNIGGDAWASRILLEEIGLRVVGNWSGDATLAEIERAPKAKLNLIHCYRSMNYICRHMEEKYGIAWMEYNFFGPTQIEASLRNIAKHFGPEIEEKTEKVIAKYRPLVDAVIAKYRPRLEGNTVMLYVGGLRPRHVITAYEDLAMVIVGTGYEFAHNDDYQRTGHYVKNGTLLYDDVTGYELEKFIEGIRPDLVGSGIKEKYPVQKMGIPFRQMHSWDYSGPYHGYDGFAIFARDMDLAINNPVWGLYRAPWKKMKDAPLRAVAAE; this is translated from the coding sequence ATGGGCCTCGACTATGAGAATGACGGCGCTTTGCATGCGAAGCTTATCGAAGACGTGCTGTCCCAATATCCAGACAAGGCGGCGAAGCGTCGCAAGAAGCACCTCAGTGTCGCAACGAGCAAGGACGAGGCCGGCGGGGAGGACAAGGGCCTTTCCGAATGCGACGTCAAATCGAACATCAAATCCATTCCGGGCGTGATGACAATCCGCGGCTGCGCCTATGCCGGCTCCAAGGGCGTGGTGTGGGGTCCAGTCAAGGATATGGTCCACATCTCGCACGGGCCGGTCGGCTGTGGGCAATATTCCTGGTCGCAACGCCGCAACTATTACGTCGGCACGACGGGTATCGACACGTTCGTGACAATGCAGTTCACCTCCGACTTCCAGGAGAAGGACATCGTTTTCGGCGGCGACAAGAAGCTGGAAAAGATCATCGACGAGATTGAGGACCTGTTTCCGCTCAGTGGCGGCATCTCGGTGCAGTCCGAATGCCCGATCGGCCTGATCGGGGACGATATCGAGGCCGTGTCGCGCAAGAAGGCCAAGGAGCACGAAAAGACGATTGTACCGGTGCGCTGCGAAGGTTTCCGCGGCGTTTCACAATCGCTCGGCCACCACATTGCCAATGATGCGATCCGCGATTGGGTCTTCGACAAGGACGATGTCGCGTTCGAGTCCGGCCCATACGACGTCAACGTCGTCGGCGACTACAACATTGGCGGCGATGCCTGGGCCTCGCGAATCCTGCTCGAAGAGATTGGGCTTCGGGTGGTCGGCAACTGGTCGGGCGACGCCACACTCGCCGAAATAGAGCGCGCTCCCAAGGCCAAGCTCAACCTGATCCACTGCTACCGGTCGATGAATTACATCTGCCGGCACATGGAGGAAAAGTACGGCATCGCCTGGATGGAATACAATTTCTTCGGCCCCACCCAGATCGAGGCCTCCCTGCGCAACATCGCCAAGCATTTCGGCCCGGAAATCGAGGAGAAGACCGAAAAGGTCATCGCCAAGTACCGGCCCTTGGTCGATGCCGTCATCGCCAAGTACCGACCGCGCCTCGAAGGCAACACGGTGATGCTCTATGTCGGCGGGCTGCGTCCTCGTCACGTCATCACTGCCTACGAGGACCTCGCTATGGTGATCGTCGGCACCGGCTACGAGTTCGCCCACAACGACGACTACCAGCGCACCGGCCATTACGTGAAGAATGGCACGCTCCTCTATGACGACGTCACCGGTTACGAACTGGAGAAGTTCATCGAAGGCATCCGCCCTGATCTCGTTGGCTCCGGTATCAAGGAGAAATACCCGGTGCAGAAGATGGGCATCCCGTTCCGCCAGATGCACTCTTGGGACTACTCCGGCCCGTATCACGGCTATGACGGCTTCGCCATCTTCGCCCGCGACATGGATCTGGCCATCAACAACCCGGTCTGGGGTCTCTACCGCGCGCCGTGGAAAAAGATGAAGGACGCACCGCTGAGGGCGGTCGCCGCCGAATGA
- a CDS encoding Transposase: MKRLADAIEDEEGLIQPIVRDVGRLYLQQIAIYSEKIAELEKTLPWL, encoded by the coding sequence GTGAAGCGCCTTGCGGATGCAATCGAAGACGAGGAAGGCCTCATCCAGCCGATCGTCCGCGACGTTGGTCGTCTCTACCTCCAGCAGATCGCCATCTACAGCGAGAAGATCGCCGAGCTCGAGAAGACCCTCCCTTGGCTGTAG
- a CDS encoding ATP-dependent DNA helicase PcrA: MLDALMAAEPSLADQREQVVRMSAALAVGGPLADLDLASLGGRDASPLHLNLLTPHSAKGCEYDVVIMAGLDLGGLPWRNEQPAAQRESRRLFYVGLTRARDEIHMLYSG; this comes from the coding sequence ATGCTCGATGCGCTGATGGCGGCAGAGCCAAGCCTCGCCGATCAACGCGAACAGGTGGTGCGCATGTCGGCGGCGCTCGCTGTCGGCGGGCCGCTCGCCGACCTGGATCTGGCGAGCCTCGGTGGACGCGACGCGTCGCCTCTCCATCTTAATCTGTTGACGCCGCACTCGGCAAAGGGCTGCGAATATGATGTCGTGATCATGGCGGGACTCGATCTGGGCGGTTTGCCCTGGCGCAACGAGCAGCCGGCGGCGCAACGCGAAAGCCGACGGCTGTTCTATGTTGGCCTGACGCGGGCCCGCGACGAGATCCATATGCTGTATTCCGGTTAG